From the genome of Sulfitobacter sp. DSM 110093, one region includes:
- the dctP gene encoding TRAP transporter substrate-binding protein DctP, whose protein sequence is MKKIKIMSGLVAFVIPMIASSVFAQDFTLRVADSFPTTHQYSKNTQDWLDLVVEKTNGRIAFKYFPAEQLAKSADLLDAAQNGLADIVYAPPLYLSDRLPLSTVTALPLVGNVTDQQALNDAFNELVLTDLNETEILPLGVRAIRSLVTAPYQVMSRGEKFDTVEQLQGVKLRSSGGVQERSVEALGAVPVAIPAPDLYPALQRGTVDGTLFNLPTAAGYKLQEQINYSTDNINLGLFPALYVINEDVWRSLPEDIQVAIIEAAREVIPAVVQADKDRISEFADGLIENGGGLYQIEDSQLEDWNTKLSGVRQAWVDSLEAQGKPAQAILDRWSALVTK, encoded by the coding sequence ATGAAAAAGATTAAAATAATGTCAGGATTGGTCGCGTTCGTCATTCCTATGATCGCGAGCTCGGTCTTCGCTCAGGATTTCACTTTGCGTGTCGCTGATAGTTTTCCGACGACACACCAATACTCCAAAAATACTCAAGACTGGTTGGACCTGGTGGTGGAAAAAACCAATGGCCGGATCGCATTTAAATACTTCCCCGCAGAACAATTGGCAAAATCCGCTGACCTGCTGGATGCAGCACAAAATGGCCTTGCAGATATCGTCTATGCTCCACCGCTCTATCTGTCCGACCGCCTACCATTGTCTACAGTTACAGCGTTGCCTTTGGTGGGCAATGTCACGGATCAACAGGCGCTTAATGATGCGTTTAACGAACTCGTTCTTACCGACCTTAATGAAACCGAAATTTTGCCGCTGGGTGTTCGGGCAATTCGTTCGCTGGTTACTGCCCCTTATCAGGTTATGAGCCGTGGGGAGAAGTTCGATACAGTCGAACAGCTTCAAGGCGTGAAGTTGCGGTCTTCTGGCGGTGTTCAAGAACGCAGTGTCGAAGCGCTTGGCGCGGTTCCAGTCGCGATCCCCGCACCTGATCTATACCCCGCTTTGCAGCGAGGTACTGTGGACGGAACTCTATTTAATCTACCGACGGCTGCTGGTTATAAGTTGCAGGAGCAGATCAATTATTCCACCGACAATATCAACCTTGGTCTTTTTCCTGCCCTCTATGTGATTAACGAAGATGTCTGGAGATCTCTGCCTGAAGACATCCAGGTGGCAATTATTGAAGCCGCTAGGGAAGTAATTCCTGCGGTCGTTCAGGCTGACAAAGATCGGATTTCCGAGTTCGCCGATGGTCTCATTGAGAACGGCGGCGGCTTATATCAGATTGAAGATTCGCAATTAGAAGATTGGAATACCAAGTTGAGCGGGGTGCGCCAAGCGTGGGTAGACAGCCTCGAAGCACAGGGTAAACCGGCACAGGCAATTTTGGATCGCTGGTCTGCTTTGGTTACCAAATAA
- a CDS encoding enoyl-CoA hydratase-related protein, whose amino-acid sequence MSDNLTFNIDENGVALITLNRPKRLNAFTFEMIDAWHAALLESKSNPEVKVIVITGAGKAFCSGGDIVEMVDRLDQTPAQRKAELFERIQRIPLALEDMDKPVIAAMNGAAAGAGLDLALMCDLRIAARSAKFGETYTKVGIVPGAGGAWFLPRLVGTAKALELFWTAEFLSAEKAEEIGMVNRVVDDADLMNVTYAMARKIAASPQQSVRMIKRAVLAGMRSDLRTHLDMISSHYAIVTSGKDHQEAVVRFVEKRS is encoded by the coding sequence ATGTCAGACAATTTAACATTCAACATAGATGAAAATGGTGTCGCGCTGATCACTTTGAACCGTCCAAAGCGCCTGAATGCCTTTACCTTTGAAATGATCGACGCTTGGCATGCCGCTTTGTTGGAATCTAAAAGCAATCCTGAGGTCAAAGTTATTGTTATAACTGGCGCAGGTAAGGCTTTTTGCTCGGGCGGCGATATTGTCGAAATGGTGGACCGTTTGGATCAAACACCGGCCCAGCGCAAAGCCGAACTGTTTGAACGCATTCAGCGCATCCCCCTCGCCTTGGAAGACATGGACAAACCCGTTATCGCAGCAATGAACGGTGCTGCGGCCGGAGCGGGTCTGGATCTAGCGCTTATGTGTGACTTAAGAATTGCGGCCCGATCCGCCAAGTTCGGCGAGACTTACACTAAGGTCGGCATCGTTCCGGGGGCGGGCGGGGCATGGTTCCTACCGCGGTTAGTTGGCACTGCCAAGGCGCTTGAGCTGTTTTGGACAGCAGAATTTCTGTCCGCTGAAAAGGCAGAAGAAATAGGCATGGTCAACCGGGTCGTCGATGATGCGGATCTAATGAATGTGACGTATGCGATGGCCCGGAAAATTGCCGCGTCCCCACAACAATCCGTGCGAATGATAAAGCGCGCCGTGCTCGCAGGGATGAGAAGTGATCTGCGAACCCATCTGGATATGATCTCGTCCCACTATGCCATCGTGACATCGGGAAAAGATCATCAAGAAGCTGTAGTTCGCTTTGTTGAAAAGCGCAGCTGA
- a CDS encoding CoA transferase produces MTVTPNQGPLSGVRVVDLTNVIMGPYATHILADMGADVVKVESAAGDSLRGYRPARSDDMSGAFMHLNRNKRSIVLDLKSADGRAALDRLLEGADVFVHALRPKAITRLGYSPTEVRALNPEIIYCGAYGFSVDGPYADKAAYDDIIQAGSGIASISARVSADGEPAFVPTVLCDKLGGQAIAYAILAALFAREKGAGGQDIEVPMFETSIEFMMLEHMGGFSFEPSIGKPGFSRILSKFRKPFRTSDGHCCILPYSDRNWQDFYDFVGCSELAADPKYSKLSIRVQNIDDLYALIEKHAAGQSTADWVAFCDRKSIPCMPVLSFEDIVEDSHVKAVKLFQAANHPTEGAYKAIRSPIKFSGSEFSVRRHAPKLGQHTIEILNEIGMDAFGETAPSRE; encoded by the coding sequence ATGACTGTTACTCCCAATCAGGGCCCTTTAAGTGGCGTGCGCGTTGTAGATTTAACCAATGTTATCATGGGGCCTTACGCCACACATATCCTAGCAGACATGGGTGCAGACGTTGTCAAAGTCGAGAGTGCCGCCGGGGATAGTTTGCGCGGTTACCGCCCTGCGCGTTCCGACGACATGTCTGGTGCTTTCATGCATCTTAATCGGAACAAAAGATCAATTGTACTGGATTTGAAATCTGCGGACGGGCGTGCCGCACTGGATCGGCTACTTGAAGGCGCCGATGTATTTGTACACGCCTTGCGACCCAAGGCGATCACGCGTTTGGGCTATTCGCCCACAGAGGTAAGAGCTCTGAATCCCGAAATTATCTATTGTGGGGCATATGGTTTTTCCGTTGACGGCCCCTACGCAGACAAGGCCGCCTACGACGATATCATACAGGCAGGCTCCGGTATTGCTTCGATCTCAGCGCGGGTCAGCGCAGACGGGGAGCCCGCTTTCGTTCCAACCGTCCTTTGCGACAAGCTGGGGGGGCAGGCTATCGCGTATGCCATCTTAGCCGCCCTGTTCGCTCGTGAAAAAGGTGCTGGCGGGCAGGATATCGAAGTGCCAATGTTCGAAACCTCTATCGAGTTCATGATGCTTGAGCATATGGGAGGATTTAGTTTTGAACCAAGCATCGGGAAGCCCGGATTCTCTCGAATACTCAGTAAATTCCGTAAACCGTTCCGCACCTCTGATGGTCACTGTTGTATTCTGCCTTACAGCGATCGCAACTGGCAGGACTTCTATGATTTTGTGGGCTGCTCAGAACTTGCTGCAGATCCGAAGTACAGCAAGCTGAGCATTCGCGTTCAGAACATAGACGACCTCTATGCCCTGATTGAAAAACATGCCGCTGGGCAAAGTACTGCAGACTGGGTAGCGTTTTGTGACAGGAAAAGTATACCGTGTATGCCCGTTTTGTCATTCGAAGACATCGTGGAAGATTCTCACGTCAAAGCGGTAAAGTTATTTCAGGCAGCCAATCATCCGACGGAAGGTGCCTACAAAGCTATTCGGAGCCCAATAAAATTTAGCGGATCCGAGTTTTCGGTCAGACGGCACGCCCCTAAATTGGGTCAGCATACCATTGAAATATTAAACGAAATCGGCATGGACGCTTTTGGCGAAACCGCGCCTTCAAGGGAGTAA
- a CDS encoding acyl-CoA dehydrogenase, producing MNDDFGEIIQGQFKKLLEKHVDRTVLEKADGQETLNELWGIIEESGFFLALVSEENGGIGLDPVLAFQLIATASYFGLPLPFGETLAVAGLLNMPFRGVATLSSGAAGEHARVAYGADADHLLIALDGKWLLAPSSSITSTRGINLAGEPRDALIVETGQLHEPVSWLEHGSLESVGALVRSAQMRGAMQRALEMSVSYALEREQFGRPISKFQAVQHMLADAAGEFAAASALVDNAAEAWGTPEFTFCSALAKSRTGQAAGKLSEIAHQIHGAIGFTKEHDLNFFSRRLWSWRDEFGSEAVWEEYLGRKVCKAGGVNLWDTIISATKGATA from the coding sequence ATGAACGACGATTTCGGAGAGATCATACAGGGTCAATTCAAAAAGCTGCTTGAGAAGCACGTTGATCGCACCGTGCTTGAAAAGGCTGATGGCCAAGAGACGCTTAATGAGCTGTGGGGAATTATTGAGGAGTCCGGCTTCTTCTTGGCTCTTGTATCGGAAGAAAATGGTGGCATTGGACTGGACCCAGTCTTAGCTTTCCAACTTATCGCCACAGCCAGCTATTTTGGGTTGCCTCTGCCGTTTGGGGAAACACTCGCAGTTGCAGGGTTGTTGAACATGCCCTTTCGGGGAGTCGCAACGCTGTCTAGCGGCGCCGCTGGGGAGCATGCCAGGGTAGCCTATGGCGCAGACGCCGATCATTTGCTTATTGCCTTAGACGGAAAGTGGCTGCTGGCACCTTCTTCATCCATCACATCGACACGCGGGATCAACCTAGCTGGAGAGCCACGTGACGCGTTAATAGTGGAAACTGGCCAACTGCATGAACCAGTATCGTGGCTCGAACATGGAAGCCTCGAAAGCGTCGGGGCCTTAGTGCGTTCTGCCCAGATGCGGGGTGCAATGCAAAGAGCGCTTGAAATGTCGGTTTCATACGCACTGGAGCGTGAGCAATTCGGTCGACCAATTTCAAAATTTCAGGCGGTCCAACATATGCTCGCCGACGCCGCAGGAGAATTCGCAGCAGCGAGCGCTCTTGTGGACAACGCCGCTGAAGCTTGGGGTACGCCTGAATTCACCTTCTGCTCAGCACTTGCAAAATCACGCACCGGACAAGCTGCAGGAAAGCTAAGCGAGATTGCGCATCAGATTCACGGTGCCATTGGTTTCACCAAGGAACACGATCTGAATTTTTTTTCGCGCAGGTTGTGGTCTTGGCGAGACGAATTCGGAAGCGAAGCCGTCTGGGAGGAGTATCTCGGCCGTAAGGTTTGTAAGGCGGGAGGCGTAAACCTTTGGGACACGATCATATCCGCGACCAAGGGAGCAACGGCATGA
- a CDS encoding acyl-CoA dehydrogenase family protein, giving the protein MSVFEFQSVTLPEAAEVARVEIREFLRSEIAERRFEPHRCSWSSFDASFSRRLGEAGFIGVTWPEEYGGRNASTLTRFVITEELLAAGSPCGAHWVADRQSGPQMLRYGSDAAKTHILPRIAAGTCFFGIGMSEPNAGSDLASVKTKAVKVDGGYAITGQKIWTSNAHRVHYLIVLARTGDRGESRHEGLTQFIVDMTSDGISPRAIHDLAGNHEFNEVFFDDCFVPDEMIMGEVDEGWNLVTGELAFERSGPDRFLSDYQLFRGLVDQAGTTPDRSDAVQIGAMVSKLASLRKMSVAIAGMLDQGEQPVVQAAMVKELGTAFERSVPEIARRMVSVEPRQIAQNDFVEVMADTILRAPSFTLRGGTREILKSMIARGLGLR; this is encoded by the coding sequence ATGTCGGTGTTCGAATTTCAGTCTGTCACTTTGCCAGAAGCAGCAGAGGTCGCGCGTGTTGAAATTCGCGAGTTCTTACGGAGCGAGATTGCTGAAAGGAGGTTCGAACCACATCGCTGCTCTTGGAGCTCTTTTGACGCAAGCTTCAGTCGGCGCTTAGGTGAAGCGGGGTTTATTGGGGTGACCTGGCCTGAGGAATACGGCGGGCGGAATGCATCAACACTGACACGTTTCGTTATCACGGAGGAACTTCTCGCTGCAGGCTCTCCTTGTGGTGCTCATTGGGTCGCGGATAGGCAGTCAGGGCCTCAAATGCTCAGATACGGTTCGGACGCCGCCAAGACGCATATTTTACCACGTATAGCCGCAGGGACTTGTTTTTTCGGGATTGGTATGAGTGAGCCCAATGCGGGATCTGACCTAGCGTCCGTGAAAACCAAGGCGGTCAAAGTCGACGGTGGCTATGCAATCACGGGTCAGAAAATTTGGACGAGTAACGCGCACCGTGTGCATTATCTCATCGTTCTGGCAAGAACCGGAGATCGCGGCGAAAGTAGGCATGAAGGGCTGACCCAGTTCATCGTGGACATGACTTCAGACGGGATCTCGCCCCGCGCGATCCATGATCTTGCTGGAAACCACGAGTTCAACGAAGTGTTTTTTGATGATTGTTTCGTTCCTGATGAGATGATCATGGGCGAAGTCGATGAAGGCTGGAATTTGGTAACGGGCGAATTGGCGTTCGAGCGTTCAGGTCCGGATAGGTTTCTTTCCGATTATCAACTGTTCCGTGGCTTGGTAGATCAAGCAGGCACTACGCCGGATCGCAGCGATGCAGTTCAAATCGGCGCGATGGTCAGTAAGCTTGCAAGCTTACGTAAAATGTCTGTGGCGATTGCGGGTATGCTCGATCAGGGCGAACAACCGGTCGTTCAAGCAGCGATGGTCAAAGAGCTTGGCACGGCTTTCGAGCGTTCAGTTCCAGAAATTGCGCGCCGAATGGTCTCTGTGGAGCCAAGGCAGATCGCACAAAACGATTTTGTCGAAGTCATGGCTGATACCATTCTGCGGGCTCCCTCTTTCACACTGCGCGGCGGAACGCGCGAAATTCTCAAAAGCATGATCGCGCGCGGACTTGGGTTGCGTTGA
- a CDS encoding IclR family transcriptional regulator C-terminal domain-containing protein, with translation MDHKSTDKVFQTAPSAGPADVQTSVKSALRTLHVFEFFLQSRRSATAKEIAADLNIPQSSMSMLLRSLKDHGYLDYNEKDKTYLPTPRVTLLGAWLDRGPIRDGRLIDALNWLSEETHEAVVVATRIGIYSHYIYVVPARGNLRYHIPIGSRRLAATSATGQILLSHLDDREVSAIIRRTNSEIKDAQIDLKKTLETISAARTNGYAFSRGKVTSGAGAIAVTLPHSVETAGRPLAVSIASLLPTLEKKEAEFVKKLGMVSEQIAG, from the coding sequence GTGGACCATAAATCAACGGACAAGGTATTCCAGACAGCGCCGAGCGCAGGTCCGGCTGATGTACAGACGTCAGTTAAATCCGCTCTCCGCACGCTTCATGTATTTGAATTTTTCTTGCAGAGCCGTCGCTCTGCTACCGCAAAAGAGATCGCCGCCGATCTAAATATCCCCCAATCATCTATGTCGATGCTCCTACGGAGCCTGAAGGACCACGGGTACCTCGACTACAATGAAAAAGATAAGACCTATCTTCCCACCCCGCGCGTTACGCTGCTTGGCGCATGGCTGGACCGCGGGCCAATCCGAGATGGCCGACTCATTGATGCTCTGAACTGGCTATCAGAAGAAACACATGAAGCCGTTGTCGTCGCAACGCGGATCGGTATTTACAGCCATTATATCTACGTCGTTCCCGCAAGGGGTAACTTGCGATACCATATTCCTATTGGCTCCAGACGTTTGGCAGCTACCTCCGCGACAGGTCAGATACTTCTGAGCCACTTGGATGACAGAGAAGTATCTGCAATTATTAGGCGCACAAATTCCGAGATCAAGGACGCTCAGATTGATTTGAAAAAGACGCTAGAGACGATAAGCGCAGCGAGAACGAACGGGTATGCCTTCTCGCGTGGGAAGGTGACATCCGGAGCAGGTGCGATCGCTGTCACGCTTCCTCACTCAGTGGAAACAGCCGGACGGCCACTAGCGGTAAGCATCGCGAGCTTGCTGCCTACGCTGGAAAAGAAAGAGGCCGAATTTGTGAAAAAATTAGGTATGGTAAGTGAGCAAATTGCAGGTTGA
- a CDS encoding amidohydrolase family protein — MTMQIIRNARIIDGSRDRATDSQDIVIENGIFQEVSDKVSLQCDNEIDAKDHYVMPGLIDCHVHVIATTADLKANADLPNSLLAYRMMALMKNMISRGFTTVRDLGGADVGIVDAIEEGLLVAPRLVICGKALSQTGGHTDYRGRYNPRSVDYYRDQIGAMGRIVDGVDDLRRACREEIKGGANFIKLMANGGVSSPTDPIGFLGFSVAELEAAVEEASNAETYVAGHLYTDEAINRALDAGVYSIEHANLIKRETARRVAEKGAVVVPTNITYELLGTRGADFGLPPESIAKVADVRDAGLEALSMLHEEGVLMGYGSDLLGGMQQYQSGEFPLRGRFLPAHDVIRSATLDAAKVMRMEGQIGCIAEGAHADLIMVRSNPLDDLSVLDGQGEHINAIMKDGRFVKTI; from the coding sequence ATGACTATGCAGATTATTCGAAACGCCCGCATCATTGACGGATCGCGGGACCGTGCAACAGACTCGCAGGACATCGTCATCGAGAACGGCATTTTTCAGGAAGTATCGGACAAGGTCTCGTTGCAATGCGACAATGAGATCGATGCGAAAGATCACTACGTGATGCCCGGCTTGATCGACTGCCATGTGCATGTGATCGCCACGACGGCTGACCTCAAAGCGAATGCCGACCTGCCCAACTCACTGCTTGCCTACCGCATGATGGCGCTGATGAAGAACATGATCTCGCGTGGCTTCACGACGGTCCGCGATCTGGGCGGCGCAGATGTCGGCATCGTTGATGCAATTGAGGAAGGTCTGCTGGTCGCGCCCCGTCTGGTGATCTGCGGAAAAGCACTGTCGCAAACCGGGGGGCATACGGACTACCGTGGCCGATACAATCCACGCAGTGTGGATTACTATCGTGATCAAATCGGCGCGATGGGGAGGATCGTCGATGGCGTCGACGACCTGCGCCGCGCTTGCCGCGAAGAGATCAAGGGCGGGGCAAATTTCATCAAACTTATGGCCAATGGCGGTGTCTCTTCACCGACTGATCCTATCGGATTCTTGGGTTTCTCTGTGGCAGAGCTTGAAGCAGCGGTCGAAGAGGCGTCCAACGCAGAAACCTATGTCGCAGGCCATCTATATACCGATGAGGCGATCAACCGGGCCTTGGACGCTGGTGTTTACTCGATCGAGCACGCAAACCTGATCAAACGCGAAACTGCCCGCCGCGTGGCCGAAAAAGGGGCGGTCGTGGTCCCGACCAACATCACGTATGAACTCCTTGGTACGCGGGGCGCCGATTTCGGTCTGCCGCCTGAATCGATCGCAAAGGTCGCTGACGTGCGGGACGCAGGGTTGGAGGCCCTGAGCATGCTTCATGAAGAAGGAGTGCTGATGGGCTATGGCTCAGATCTTCTGGGGGGCATGCAGCAGTATCAGTCGGGCGAATTCCCTCTGCGCGGTCGCTTCCTCCCGGCCCATGACGTGATCCGCTCAGCAACCTTGGATGCCGCTAAGGTGATGCGAATGGAGGGGCAGATCGGCTGCATCGCAGAAGGGGCGCATGCGGATCTTATCATGGTGCGGAGCAATCCGTTGGACGACCTTTCAGTGCTTGACGGGCAGGGCGAGCACATCAATGCGATCATGAAGGATGGTCGCTTCGTAAAGACAATATAA
- a CDS encoding TRAP transporter large permease, with translation MDNTTVGVIAVGVTLLLIALRFPIGVVLGLVSIAGIAEITNMRIAWGVVSATPFDFIGQWELTAAPMFLFMGYLATEGKLTSGLFGALRLFLARLPGGLAISSVGACTFFAAASGSSVATAAAMSRIAVPEMLKNGYDKGLATGTIAASGTLGSLIPPSVLLILYGVYAQVSVGQLFMAGFIPGLISALLYGMMIVARVKAKPSLAGTVVVEATRAEKLEALKEIWPLPTLILLVLGGIFSGYFSPTEAGALGAFFALCIALIRRSINWLEFKAAVVSALQSTASIFLILIGSVLFTKFLAMSRLPTAFSEMILSVSDSQWWILFAVAVIYLLLGMLIDSIGLLLLTLPLILPLVDAAGIDAIWFGIIVIKLLEVGLVTPPIGLNVYVIKGALGDLVTLPEVFRGVAWFIVMDFVALLLIILIPALSLWLPSLLYQ, from the coding sequence GTGGACAATACGACTGTTGGAGTAATCGCCGTGGGGGTCACGCTTTTGCTCATCGCACTACGCTTTCCGATTGGCGTCGTCTTGGGACTAGTCTCAATCGCGGGCATTGCCGAGATCACCAATATGCGCATCGCATGGGGTGTGGTGTCAGCAACCCCGTTCGATTTCATCGGTCAATGGGAACTGACTGCAGCGCCGATGTTCCTCTTCATGGGGTATCTGGCCACGGAAGGGAAATTGACCAGCGGGCTGTTTGGCGCTCTCAGGCTGTTTCTTGCGCGGCTCCCCGGTGGCCTGGCGATTTCGAGTGTCGGGGCCTGCACCTTTTTCGCGGCGGCCTCAGGCTCCAGTGTTGCCACAGCGGCGGCCATGTCGCGCATCGCTGTGCCTGAGATGCTCAAAAACGGGTATGATAAGGGATTGGCCACTGGCACAATCGCGGCCTCAGGCACATTGGGTTCGCTTATTCCGCCCAGCGTATTGCTCATCCTTTATGGCGTATATGCGCAGGTTTCGGTCGGGCAGTTGTTCATGGCCGGTTTCATTCCCGGACTGATTTCGGCCTTGCTGTATGGAATGATGATTGTGGCGCGCGTCAAGGCAAAGCCGAGCCTCGCCGGGACTGTTGTGGTCGAGGCAACGCGGGCGGAAAAGCTTGAGGCGCTTAAAGAAATCTGGCCCCTGCCGACCCTGATCCTTTTGGTTCTCGGCGGGATATTCAGCGGCTATTTCTCACCCACTGAAGCAGGCGCGTTGGGTGCATTTTTTGCACTTTGCATCGCCTTGATACGCAGATCGATCAACTGGCTCGAGTTCAAGGCCGCCGTGGTCAGCGCCTTGCAGAGCACCGCGTCGATCTTTCTGATCCTCATCGGTTCGGTTTTGTTCACCAAGTTTTTGGCCATGTCGCGCTTGCCGACCGCCTTTTCCGAAATGATCCTCTCGGTGAGCGACAGCCAGTGGTGGATCCTCTTTGCGGTCGCAGTGATTTATCTCCTCCTCGGGATGCTAATCGACTCCATTGGGCTGTTGCTGCTCACCCTGCCGCTGATCCTTCCGCTTGTAGATGCCGCGGGGATTGATGCCATATGGTTCGGCATTATTGTCATCAAGCTGCTCGAAGTTGGGCTGGTGACACCGCCAATCGGGCTGAACGTCTATGTCATCAAGGGTGCCCTGGGCGACCTTGTGACCCTGCCCGAAGTGTTTCGTGGAGTGGCGTGGTTCATTGTAATGGACTTCGTCGCCTTGCTTCTGATCATCCTGATCCCCGCATTGTCACTCTGGCTTCCGTCGCTGCTCTATCAATGA
- a CDS encoding TRAP transporter small permease → MSGVETRGEGGTLSVLDRSIYLLNRGFLVFAAVALILMMFHVTVEVAGRATGAFTMIGTLEVVSFYYMIMLVMLPMGFVELRNEHIRVDLFVQWMPAPLQFILYVLSCLMSMTFFAMMFWQSFYDALNSTQRMETIMSNFIFYIWPSRWALPIGFFGLLLASLSNLLKSIRHRKAL, encoded by the coding sequence ATGAGCGGGGTGGAAACACGCGGAGAAGGCGGCACGCTCTCCGTTCTTGACCGCAGTATATACCTGCTGAACCGGGGATTTCTCGTTTTTGCAGCTGTGGCGCTCATCCTGATGATGTTCCATGTCACTGTTGAGGTCGCGGGCCGTGCGACCGGTGCCTTCACCATGATCGGCACGTTAGAAGTCGTGTCCTTCTACTATATGATCATGCTGGTCATGCTGCCGATGGGCTTTGTTGAACTGCGAAATGAACATATACGGGTTGATCTCTTTGTTCAGTGGATGCCCGCTCCACTCCAGTTTATTCTCTACGTACTTAGTTGCCTTATGAGCATGACTTTCTTTGCAATGATGTTCTGGCAAAGTTTCTATGATGCGCTGAATTCGACCCAGCGAATGGAAACCATCATGTCGAATTTCATCTTCTACATCTGGCCAAGCCGCTGGGCTTTGCCGATCGGTTTCTTTGGGTTGTTGTTGGCATCGCTCTCCAACCTTCTGAAATCCATTCGCCATAGAAAGGCGCTGTAA
- a CDS encoding TetR/AcrR family transcriptional regulator gives MAIARAFMMERGHMAERKRRTQAERSHETTSSLLEATLACIKDKGLINTSTTEVARRAKVSRGALLHHFPTKEELMAEALRSLLLRETEEAERAANSVVEDSLTVDQFLDFVWERFSGDLYMVSMEFVNAARTDHKIKAALVPVGQDFNEAYGRIWEKIDGPSDDPVVQMRQKVEITAIMCLARGMATQTIWRDDPDLFRATINYWKGLLKLSRKHQNSERAS, from the coding sequence GTGGCGATCGCGCGCGCCTTTATGATGGAGCGCGGGCACATGGCAGAACGAAAACGACGCACTCAGGCCGAACGGTCTCATGAGACGACTTCTAGCCTTCTTGAGGCCACGCTGGCGTGTATCAAGGACAAGGGGCTCATTAACACCTCAACGACTGAGGTGGCACGACGTGCAAAAGTTTCACGGGGTGCGCTGTTGCATCACTTCCCAACCAAAGAAGAATTGATGGCCGAGGCGCTCCGATCTCTACTTTTACGTGAGACAGAAGAAGCCGAACGTGCGGCGAATTCTGTCGTGGAGGATTCACTCACCGTTGACCAATTCCTCGACTTCGTCTGGGAACGCTTCTCCGGAGATCTCTACATGGTGTCGATGGAGTTTGTTAACGCCGCACGAACCGACCATAAAATAAAGGCTGCTTTGGTCCCCGTCGGGCAAGACTTTAATGAGGCCTACGGTCGTATCTGGGAGAAGATCGATGGGCCGTCCGATGACCCCGTTGTGCAGATGCGCCAAAAAGTCGAAATTACCGCGATCATGTGTCTGGCGCGTGGAATGGCAACGCAGACAATCTGGCGCGATGACCCCGACCTTTTCCGCGCGACGATCAATTACTGGAAAGGGCTTCTGAAGCTTTCCCGTAAACATCAAAATTCCGAGCGCGCGTCATGA